TGTGGAGCAGATGCTCCACGCCAAGGGGGAGTCCCTCGACGGCAGACGGGTGGTGGTCTCCGGATCGGGGAATGTGGCGATCTACGCAGCGGAGAAGGTGCGCCAGTTGGGTGGGACGGTCATCGCCATGTCGGACTCGGGCGGCTACGTCGTCGACGAGTCCGGCATCGACCTCGAGCTGGTCAAGGACATCAAGCTCTCGCGCCGCGAGCGCATCGACGCGTATGCGCGGGAGCGTGGCGGCGAAGCGCGCTACCTCTCAGGCGGGAGCATCTGGGATGTGCCGTGCGACGTCGCGCTGCCGTGTGCCACCCAGAACGAGCTCACCGGTGCCGACGCGGCCACGCTGGTCCGCAACGGCTGCAAGGTGGTCGCGGAGGGTGCCAATATGCCGTCCACTCCCGACGCCGTGCGCGCCTTCCAGGAGGCTGGAGTGCTGTTTGCGCCAGGAAAGGCGGCGAACGCTGGCGGCGTCGCGACGAGTGCCCTTGAGATGCAACAGAACGCCTCGCGCGACTCGTGGAACTTCGCGTACACGGAGGAGCGTCTGCACCTCATCATGAAAGACGTCCACGAGCGCTGCCTCACCACGGCCGACGAATACGGCTCGCCTGGCAACTACGTCGCCGGGGCAAATATCGGTGGCTTCACCCGCGTCGCCGACGCCATGCTCGCCTTTGGCGTCGTGTAGCAGGGTTGCTGTGGTGGGGTCCGGCTAGGGTCGCTGAGAGAACCTCTCGAGAAGCTCGCCGTCGCCAGCGACCACCAAGAGGTCGTCTGGCCCGATCGTCGTGTCCCTGCCCGCGTACTCGAAGTCCTCGCCTGGCGACTTCACGCCGATGACCTGGATGCCGTACTTGTTGCGCAAGTCGAGCTGGTCGAGCCTGAAGTTGTGCGTCTCCTTCGGTGGGCGCATCTTCACGATCGTGAAGCCGTCCTCCACCTCGATGTAATCGAGCATCTTGCCGCCAACGGAGTGCGCCACCCTGGCCCCAGCGTCGGCCTCTGGAAGGACCACGTGGTGGGCGCCGATGCGCTCGAGGATGCGCTGGTGCTCGGCCGTGGTGGCTTTGGCCCAGATTTCCTTGATGCCGATGTCCACCAGGTTGCCGGTGATGAGCACCGATGCCTCCAGGGACGTGCCCACGCCAACCACGGCCGCGCCAAAGTCTTTCGCGCCGATCTGCTCGAGCGCACGGGGGTCAGCGGCGTCGGCCTCGACCACGGGCAGGCGTGCCGACCAGCGCTCCACCAGGTCGGGGTCGCGCTCGACTGCGAGCACCTCGACGTCCATGAGGTCCAGCGTGTCGGCCAATGCGGAGCCGAAGCGGCCCAGTCCGATGACCAGGACGCCTTGGTCTTGAGTCTCGTTAGCCAATGAGGGGCCTTTCCTTCGGGTAGCGGACCACGCGCCGCCGCCTATTCAACGCTAGCGCTGCCACAACCGTGAGGGAGCCTACGCGCCCGATGTACATCATGGCGATGAGGGTGGCCTTCGCGTCGGCGTCGAGGTCTGCGGTGATCCCGGTGCTCAAGCCGCACGTGGCGAAGGCGGAAACCACCTCGTACAGCGCCTGGTCGAGCTTGATGCCCGTCTGCCACAGGAAGACGGTGGTCCCGAGAATCACGACGGCCAGACTCATCATGGTCACCGACACCGCCAGGCGCAGCACCTCGGTGCCGATGCGCTTGCCGAAGGCCTCGATGTCGCGGCGGCCGCGCGCTTCCGCCCAGATCGCGAGGACAAGGACGGCGAGCGTCGTGACCCTGATGCCGCCTGCCGTCGAGCCAGAGCCGCCGCCGATGAACATCAACACGATCTCGAGCAGCCACGTGGTCTCGCGCGCCTGCCCGATGTCGAAGGACGCGAAGCCGCCGGAGCGCTGGTTGATGGACTGGAAGAAGATGTTGCCGACGGTCTCCGCCGTGCTGGCGTCTCCCAGGGTGTTGGGGTTTGACCACTCGAACACGGCGAGAAAGCTGGCGGAGACCAGGGCCAGGCCGGCGATCGTGACGAGCGTGAGCTTGGTGTGCAGGGTCCATCTGCGAGGCCTGCGCCACTCGCGCATGATGTTGAGGTACACGGGAAAGCCGAGCGCACCCACAAAGACGCCAAGGCCGATGGGCATCAGCATCCACGGGTCTCCCGCATACGGGATGAGTCCGAGCGGGTCCGGCGAGAACCCCGCGTTGTTGAAGGCGGAGATCGCGTAGAAGACGGAGAAGCCAGCGGATTTGCCGAGACCGTAGTCGAGCGTCAGGAAGCGCGGAAACAAGACGAGGGCGATGATCGCCTCTGCTGACGTCGAGACGATGACGATCGTGCGCAGGAGCGAGCGGAGGTCGCCCAGGCCGGTCGCGCGCGCCTCTCCTGCGGCAAGGATGCGCTGGGTGAGACCGATGCGGCGGCTCACCGCGAGGCCCACCAGGGAGGCGAGGGTCATGATCCCGAGCCCGCCCACCTTGATGCCGATCGCGATGATCGTGAGCCCGGTGGGCGACCAATAGGTGCCGGTGTCGACCGTCACGAGTCCCGTCACGCAGACGGCGCTCGTGGCCGTGAAGAGCGCATCGATGAAGGGGGCACGAGTCCCGCTCGTGGTGGCCGCCGGCAGGGACAGCAGACCGGTGAATAGCAGAATGACAGAGCCGAAGGCGCCGAGGGCGATGCGCGCAGGGTGCTGGAGAGCGAGGTTGTCGATCTGATCGCCGACCCACTCGCGCGTTGTCCGCTGACTGGCCATCCCTCTCCTTTCCCGTCTGTGCCGTGCGTATCGGGTGCCCCTGGCGGACTCCCACCCCTACTGTGACACGCGCACGCGCCCGCCTAGGTAGTCATCGGCATAATTGCCGTTCTTCACAACGGTCCAGGCAACCCCTACAGTGGAAGAGGCATTCGGCCGATACACACGGCGAGTGCATCCAAAGGAGACCTGGGTTGTCTGAGAACACGTCCCCGCGATTTTTGACGGTCGCGGAGGTAGCCGACATGTGTCGCGTATCGCGCATGACCGTGTACCGGTGGGTGCACAACGGTGACCTGCCCGCTGTGCGGTTCGGAAAGTCGTTCCGAGTGCCCCAGGCGGCCGCTGAGGAGTTCGTCCAGCGGGCGGCCATTACGTCTGATCTGGACCAAGATGGCGGTTCGGGCGTCACCGCTGTAGGCTAAGACACCGTGTCACGCGCTCGCCGCGTGCCTCCGCCAGCCGCAAGCATCCGATCAAGGTAGGTTCCGTGGGATCCGTCATCAAGAAGCGTCGCAAGCGCATGTCGAAGAAGAAGCACCGCAAGCTGCTTCGCAAGACTCGCCACCAGCGTCGCAATAAGAAGTAGACGCGTTTAGCGCTAAGCCCGTGCCCTTCGGGGGTGCGGGCTTTGTCGTGTCTGGAGCGAGAGGCTAGACGGCGTCGTCCGTTGCCGCGAGCCGACGTCGCTTGCGTGCCCTGAAGGGCGTGAGCAACGTGTGCCCGATGCTGCGCAGCACCTTCAGCAGGATCCACACAAAGCCGGTGAGGCTGCGGCGCACGATCGAGCGTCGGCCCTGGGGGTTGCGGCCCCTGAAGTCCTGGATGGGCCAGCCAAGCTTCTTCGCATGGCGCCTCAGGCGAGAGTCAGGGTTGATGGCGCAACCGTGGCCCACGACCGTGAGCATCGGCGCGTCATTCATGGAGTCGCCGTAAGCGAAGCAGCGGGACAAGTCCAGCTGCTTGCGCGCGGCCAGCTCGCGCACAGCCACGGCCTTCGCCTCGCCGTGCATCATGTCGCCCACCAGCCGGCCGGTATAGAGGCCGCCCTTGTGCTCTGCGATGGTTCCGAGCGCGCCCGTCGCGTTGAGTCGGCGCGCAATGAGCCTGCCGATCTCCACGGGAGAGGCGGTCACAAACCACACCTCGTGACCTTGAGCGCGGTGCTCGTCGATCAGCGCCTTGGTGCCGGGGAAGATGCGCATGGCCAGGATTTCGTCGTAGACCTCTTCGCCGATGGCTGCCATCTCGGCGACCGACCAGCCCTTGATGATCGACAAGGCCTCGCTGCGGACCGTCGTCATCTGCTCTTGAGACTCGCCGAACACGAGGTACTTGAGTTGCTCCCAGGCGAACCGGATCAGATCGCGGTTGCGAAAGTAACCCCGCTGCTTGAGACCGCGCGCAATGTGGAAAGCACTGGCACCGCGGATGACCGTGTTATCCACGTCAAAGAACGCGGCGACAGGGTTGGGCGCGACCTGTTCTTGACGCGTCATAAGGCCAGCCTAACGGCGTAGGGAAGCGCTGAGAGCCCCCAATGGGATGGCCGCGAGGCCGCCGGTGCGCCTCAAGGAGAAGGTGCGCTGGCAGTGGGCAAGTTTCACGGGGGCTCAACTCGGCTTACTGTTGCGGTGTGAATGAGCGAGTTGTGTTGTATACCCGCAAGGGCTGCCACCTGTGTGACAACGCCAGGGACCTCGTGTCCAAGGTGTGCGCCGAACAGAACGTGTCGTGGCGCGAGGTCGACATCGACACCGATCCCGAGGTACGTGCCCGGTTGAGCGACCTCACGCCAGTGGTCGAGGTCGACGGCGTGCAAGTGGGCTACTGGCGCATCCGGCCAGAGTTGGTCCGCCTCGCGCTCGACGCCGCTCCCGGCCCGGTGGGGGGACAATAGTTCGATGCCCACAGTCCACCTGGTGCGTCATGGCCATGTTCACAACCCGAACGGCGTGCTGTACGGCCGCATGCCCCACTTTCGGCTGTCAGACACCGGCAGGCAGATGGCCGACGCGGTTGCTGAGTACTTCGTCGAGACGGGCCTTCCCGTCTCCAGGGTGATTGCCTCCCCCCTGCAGCGCGCCCAAGAGACGGCCGAACCGATCGCCCGCGCTTTCGGCGTCGGCGTCGACACGGAACCGCGCATCATTGAGGCAGGCAACGTGTACGAGGGCCAGCCGTTGCAGTCCGGCGCCAAGGACTTCCTGCATCCGCGCAACTGGTGGCGCCTGCGCAACCCGTGGCTGCCGTCGTGGGGCGAGCCATTCAAGGAGCAGGCCGACAGGATGTGGGCCGCCATCCACGACGCTGCGGCGGCCACTCCCGAAGGCGACACGGTCATGGTGAGTCACCAACTCCCCATCTGGGTGGCCCGCATGGCCTACGAACAGCGCAGCTTCCTGCACGACCCCCGCAAGCGTCAGTGCGCCCTCGCTTCCGTCACCTCATTCCGCTTCGAGGATGGTGAACCTGTCGAGATGACGTACGCCACCCCAGCGACCCACATCAAGGCACCCAAGTGACCAGGCGTGCGCGCATGGCGGTGTGGCTCGCCCTGATCGTCGCGACCGTGCTGTGGCTCGTCGCGTGCGCACCGCCAGACGCCGATACCTCGCCCGGCTACGTCTCGGGAGATGGTGCGGTCACGGAGTGGGGCGTCGGCGAGCGGCCGGGGCCGCTGGAACTGACTGGCGCCGGCATCGATGGCGAGGCCCTCGACCTGGCCGACTACCGCGGCGAGGTGGTCGTGGTGACCACCTGGTACGCCTCATGCCCTCCGTGCCGCGCCGAGGCCCCCGACCTGGTTGAGCTCGACGCCCTGGACGGCGTGAGCGTGCTCGGCGTCAACGTGCGCGACGACGCTGACACCGCCAACGCCTTCGAGCGCACCTTCGACATCACCTACCCTTCGCTCGATGGCGCCGACGGCACCGCTATCTCGCAGCTCCAGGGGCTCGTCGCGGTCAGGGCTGTGCCGACAGCCCTGATCGTCGACCCCGAAGGCAACGTCGCCGCGCGGGCGGTCGGTCGCATCGAGCCCTCGACGCTGCGGGCACTCGTGGACGCCGCGGCGCAGGTTGACGGGAGCACTCCCACGGCCGACGCGGGGGCGGGCGAGTGATCGCAGGCCTCGGCGGCACCTTCGCGGACACCGTGCTCACGGGATCGCTCATCGCGGCGCTGCCCGTCGCGCTCATCGCCGGACTGGTGAGCTTCGTCAGCCCGTGCGTCGTCCCTTTGGTGCCCGGCTACCTCGGCTACCTGTCCTCGATGGCGGGAGCGGGCGCTGGGCCCGGCGGGCGTGGTTCGCGTTCTCGACTGGTGCTGGGAGTGTTGCTCTTTGTGCTGGGTTTTGCGAGTGTGTTTGTGGTGCTCGGCGTGGGATTCGCGTCGCTGGGCTCGCGCGTCGACGAGCAGCTCGACCTCATCACACGCATCCTTGGCGTGCTCGTGGTGGTGATGGGCTTCGTGTTCCTCGGCTCGGTGCCCTTCATGCAGCGAGAGCGCCGCATCCATGTGTCTCCCAAGGCTGGCCTGTGGGGCGCCCCGTTGCTTGGCATCGTTTTTGGGCTCGGTTGGACGCCGTGCATCGGCCCCACGCTCGCCGCCGTGCTGACGTTGTCGCTCAGTGAAGCAACCGCCACGCGCGGAGTGGTCCTCGCGGTCGCGTACTCCCTTGGCCTTGGCCTGCCGTTCATCGCGCTTGCGGTGTGGATGGAGCGCTCGCGGTCGGTGCTTGGGTGGCTGAGGCGGCACCGGCTCGCGCTGATGCGCATCGGCGGCGGGATGTTGATCGTGTTGGGTCTGCTGCTCGTCACCGGTCTGTGGAGTTGGCTGACCGGTCAGATGCAAGGGTGGATCGACGGCTTCTGGGTGTCCGTATGA
The Demequina sp. TMPB413 DNA segment above includes these coding regions:
- a CDS encoding TrkA family potassium uptake protein; its protein translation is MANETQDQGVLVIGLGRFGSALADTLDLMDVEVLAVERDPDLVERWSARLPVVEADAADPRALEQIGAKDFGAAVVGVGTSLEASVLITGNLVDIGIKEIWAKATTAEHQRILERIGAHHVVLPEADAGARVAHSVGGKMLDYIEVEDGFTIVKMRPPKETHNFRLDQLDLRNKYGIQVIGVKSPGEDFEYAGRDTTIGPDDLLVVAGDGELLERFSQRP
- a CDS encoding TrkH family potassium uptake protein, whose amino-acid sequence is MASQRTTREWVGDQIDNLALQHPARIALGAFGSVILLFTGLLSLPAATTSGTRAPFIDALFTATSAVCVTGLVTVDTGTYWSPTGLTIIAIGIKVGGLGIMTLASLVGLAVSRRIGLTQRILAAGEARATGLGDLRSLLRTIVIVSTSAEAIIALVLFPRFLTLDYGLGKSAGFSVFYAISAFNNAGFSPDPLGLIPYAGDPWMLMPIGLGVFVGALGFPVYLNIMREWRRPRRWTLHTKLTLVTIAGLALVSASFLAVFEWSNPNTLGDASTAETVGNIFFQSINQRSGGFASFDIGQARETTWLLEIVLMFIGGGSGSTAGGIRVTTLAVLVLAIWAEARGRRDIEAFGKRIGTEVLRLAVSVTMMSLAVVILGTTVFLWQTGIKLDQALYEVVSAFATCGLSTGITADLDADAKATLIAMMYIGRVGSLTVVAALALNRRRRVVRYPKERPLIG
- a CDS encoding histidine phosphatase family protein, translating into MPTVHLVRHGHVHNPNGVLYGRMPHFRLSDTGRQMADAVAEYFVETGLPVSRVIASPLQRAQETAEPIARAFGVGVDTEPRIIEAGNVYEGQPLQSGAKDFLHPRNWWRLRNPWLPSWGEPFKEQADRMWAAIHDAAAATPEGDTVMVSHQLPIWVARMAYEQRSFLHDPRKRQCALASVTSFRFEDGEPVEMTYATPATHIKAPK
- the gdhA gene encoding NADP-specific glutamate dehydrogenase, which encodes MPALHEQLIPVFEEIIKRNVGETEFHQAVREVFESLGPVVAKHPEYAESSVIGRLCEPERQIIFRVPWVDDSGQVQMNRGFRVEFNSALGPYKGGLRFHPSVYLGIVKFLGFEQIFKNSLTGMPIGGGKGGSDFDPKGKSDAEVMRFCQSFMTELYRHLGEHTDVPAGDIGVGGREIGYLFGQYKRITNRYESGVLTGKGLTWGGSQVRTEATGYGTVFFVEQMLHAKGESLDGRRVVVSGSGNVAIYAAEKVRQLGGTVIAMSDSGGYVVDESGIDLELVKDIKLSRRERIDAYARERGGEARYLSGGSIWDVPCDVALPCATQNELTGADAATLVRNGCKVVAEGANMPSTPDAVRAFQEAGVLFAPGKAANAGGVATSALEMQQNASRDSWNFAYTEERLHLIMKDVHERCLTTADEYGSPGNYVAGANIGGFTRVADAMLAFGVV
- a CDS encoding helix-turn-helix domain-containing protein codes for the protein MSENTSPRFLTVAEVADMCRVSRMTVYRWVHNGDLPAVRFGKSFRVPQAAAEEFVQRAAITSDLDQDGGSGVTAVG
- a CDS encoding glutaredoxin family protein, with protein sequence MNERVVLYTRKGCHLCDNARDLVSKVCAEQNVSWREVDIDTDPEVRARLSDLTPVVEVDGVQVGYWRIRPELVRLALDAAPGPVGGQ
- a CDS encoding TlpA family protein disulfide reductase yields the protein MTRRARMAVWLALIVATVLWLVACAPPDADTSPGYVSGDGAVTEWGVGERPGPLELTGAGIDGEALDLADYRGEVVVVTTWYASCPPCRAEAPDLVELDALDGVSVLGVNVRDDADTANAFERTFDITYPSLDGADGTAISQLQGLVAVRAVPTALIVDPEGNVAARAVGRIEPSTLRALVDAAAQVDGSTPTADAGAGE
- a CDS encoding cytochrome c biogenesis CcdA family protein; this translates as MIAGLGGTFADTVLTGSLIAALPVALIAGLVSFVSPCVVPLVPGYLGYLSSMAGAGAGPGGRGSRSRLVLGVLLFVLGFASVFVVLGVGFASLGSRVDEQLDLITRILGVLVVVMGFVFLGSVPFMQRERRIHVSPKAGLWGAPLLGIVFGLGWTPCIGPTLAAVLTLSLSEATATRGVVLAVAYSLGLGLPFIALAVWMERSRSVLGWLRRHRLALMRIGGGMLIVLGLLLVTGLWSWLTGQMQGWIDGFWVSV
- a CDS encoding HAD family phosphatase, which encodes MTRQEQVAPNPVAAFFDVDNTVIRGASAFHIARGLKQRGYFRNRDLIRFAWEQLKYLVFGESQEQMTTVRSEALSIIKGWSVAEMAAIGEEVYDEILAMRIFPGTKALIDEHRAQGHEVWFVTASPVEIGRLIARRLNATGALGTIAEHKGGLYTGRLVGDMMHGEAKAVAVRELAARKQLDLSRCFAYGDSMNDAPMLTVVGHGCAINPDSRLRRHAKKLGWPIQDFRGRNPQGRRSIVRRSLTGFVWILLKVLRSIGHTLLTPFRARKRRRLAATDDAV
- a CDS encoding 30S ribosomal protein bS22 gives rise to the protein MGSVIKKRRKRMSKKKHRKLLRKTRHQRRNKK